The Bdellovibrio sp. GT3 genome contains the following window.
CGATCGGGGAGTCATGATATCGGAAACATAGATCTTATCCAGCATCAGAAGATTCTTGATGATGTTGGATTCTTTGCCTTTCAGAGTGCCTTCTTCTGCACCCATTTCGGCTGTCATCAGGATCTCTTCACGAGTGACTTCCGGGTCTTCGCTGCGACGTTGGAAAATACGGCCCAGGTATTCAGACATGATCACCAATGGATACAAGCAGAGGATCATCAATTGAATTGTGTAAGCCGTGAACGGAATCAAAGCTTTCCAGTGAGCAGCACCGATGGATTTTGGAATGATTTCGGAAAGTACAAGGATCGCAAACGTCAGGATGAAGGAAGCAGCAGTCACTGCGCTTTCACCGTAGATTTGCTGCACTTGATAAGCGATCGCCGAAGAACCCAAGGTATGGGAAAGAGTGTTCAAAGTCAGGATCGCAGAGATCGGGCGATCCAGGTTTTCTTTTAAGTGTTCAAGAAGCTTGGCGCTGCGACGGTTTTCACGAACCAGGACTGCGATGTAAGCCGAAGTCGAAGTAAGCAGGGCTGCTTCCAGCATTGAGCAAATAAACGAAACAGTTAATGTAACGATAAAGAGGACTATAAGTAATGTCATAGGTGATTGATCAGATTTCTATAGATAGGAGACAATGTAGATGGCCTAGGCCTGTGGTATTCCATTGGGGTTATAATAGCATACCCCTCGAGGAGGCTGTCTATAACGCGCAGGGCCAGATTGCTCAGGTGTACTTTATCACAGCTGAGGGCGGACTTTTGACCTTTGGGACCGGTCTACTTAGACTTTTGTCGTACATCAAAGGGGACTGAAATGTTTAATTCGATCTTATCTAGTGTGGTGGTCTTTATGGCTATGACGTCAGCAAATGCGGCAATTAAAACAGAAAGCGTGGATTACAAAGAAGGTAAAACGGCTCTGGAGGGATTCATGGCTTACGATGATTCCATTAAAACTCCAAGACCGGCGGTATTGATCATCCATCAATGGATGGGTGTTACTGACAACGAAAAAATGCGTGCGCAAATGCTGGCTGAAAAAGGTTACGTGGTTTTGGCGGCAGATATTTACGGTAAGGGCGTTCGTGCAACTTCTCCCGAAGAGGCAGGCAAGCTTGCAGGTCAGTATAAAAATGATCGCAAGTTGTTCCGCGCTCGTGGACAGGCGGCTTTTGATTTGTTGAAGAAAAACAAAATGGTTGATCCAAAACATATCGTCGTTGTTGGTTACTGCTTCGGTGGAACAGGCGCCCTGGAGATGGGGCGTGCAGGAGTGCCAGCCGCTGGTTTTGTGAGCTTCCACGGTGGACTTTCAAACCCAACTCCGGCTGATGCGAAAAACTTTAAAGCACCAGTCCTCGTTGCTCACGGAGCTTTAGATAAAGGTGTAAATCCTGAGGTGATGCCCTTCATGAAAGAAATGGACGACAATAAAGTCGACTATCAATTCATCTCTTATTCAGGTGCCGTTCACGCCTTCACGCAAAAAAGTTCCGGCAATGACCCTAGCAAAGGTGTCGCCTACAACGAAAAAGCCGACAAGCGCTCCTGGGCCCACTTCATGGACTTCCTAGCTGAAGTCGCCCCCATCAAATAACCCAAAAGGTACGGACTTACCTGCAGCGGTAAGTCCGTACCTCAATCTGTCATATCAAAAGTTAATTTCCAGCCGGTAATAACGCGTAATTGCTACCAAAGGTGTGTCCGTACCTTTGCCGATCTTGCCAAATGAGTCTTGTGTGATATGTAGGAGCCTTCAATAAATCTTTGGAGGTTCCGAATGAAAAATCTTGGTTTGGCTTTGGTTGCGGCAGCTTTCTTGGCACCGTTCACAGCATCGGCATTCTATCAATCTCAAGCGTCTTTGGTTTCTGCAGTTCCGGCAGAAGGTTGCGATCCTCGTGAAGAATCTTACGAGTGCAGCGGTAATGGCGGTTCGTTTGATGGTGGCGGTTACGGTAACGGTGGTTACGAAGATGGCAGCCGTCAGGATAACGACGGTGGACACTACGATGGTGGTGGCTATGGAAGCGATACCGATGAAGACGGTGGCTACTACGGTGGTAACGGATACTAATTCAATTTTGAAAAGTTGAAATAAGAAAAGGCAGCTCTAGGGCTGCCTTTTTTTTATGGTCTGCGCTCGTCACGACGCTCTTTGCGTTCCTCGATGAAGTCCATCACGAGCAATGCAACAGCACTTTCCAGGGTTCCGGTGGCGCGCTTTTGATTTTGTTGCGTAGCTGGCTTTTGCTCAAACCCCAGACTCTTCATCCAAGTCTTGCTGCTCAGGGAATAAATCAAAACTCCCACGGCAACGACGGTCAGTACAAGGTAAACCATCATGCCACCAGAGACATGGAACTCTTCATTCTTATCCAGCTGAGAAGCGATCGATGCGATAAACAATGACAGCCCTACGCAACCCAGCGCCAGCGAACCAATCACCGCCACCAACAAAGTGGTGAGTGAACGCACGCGCATGGCCAGTTGTTGTGAGAAAGCCTCCGCTGGTTCTTTAATCAAACCTTTGGCGTTGCCCAACAAAAATGAAAGTAGAGGCAAAAGAAATTTCATCATGATTAATCATCCCTGCGATAAAAAAGACGAGCCAGCATAAATCCCGCAAGAGCTGCCACACCCACGGCCATCCACGGATGCTCCTTCACGGAACTTTCCATTGAGTTTTTCAGCTCCGTTATTTCAGCTTTTTGTTCATCGGAAATTTTGTCAGTCAAAGGGGACGCGGCTCCTTTGAGTTCTTCCAGAATTTGCTTTTTGATTTCGGCGATAAGTTGATCACGGTCCATGGTGTTTTCTCCATGAACCTTATCGGCATAAAACGAGACAGGATTAACTTTTCCAGACTATCGACCAGTGGCGGCTATTCGCTAACGGTTTCCCAGAATGGCAGCATTCCAAAGGTTAGGTTCGCACCACTAAAAACAACCATGGCTCCGTCAGCCATTATAACGGAAGAGGGAGCTTGGCAGGCTTCGGTAAGTGGAGTTCCAAAACTCCATTGATCTGTGTTTGGCTCGTAAAATCTGACACCCGAAACGGGTTCATTGCCAGAAGCACTTTCATTGCCACCAGTAATGGCCACTTTTCCGCTAGGAAGCAGTTGTCCCGACATACTTGTTAAAGTCGTGTCCAAACTTGCAGCCGGCGACCAGGTGTCGTCAGCAGGATTGTATATCTCAGTAGATGCAAGGGCGGTGTTCGTGTTTATATCCGTTCCGCCGATCACAAAGATTTTTCCCGAAGGCAGCTTAACCACGACCGAATTCATTCGAGCATAGGCGGGATTGGCCAAGGTGGACCAAGTTCCGCTGGAAATATCGTATTTTGAATTTCCATAGGGTCCAATAAAGATGACTTCGGTTTCACTGATTGTAAATGCAGTATCAAGAAGGGCAGGTGCAGAGCGCGGTGTTAGTGTGCTCCAACTGCCGTCAGCGGGATCATATACGTCGTTTTGCAGGACTGGGCTGCTGCCAGAATCTAGGCCGCCTGAAATCAGCAGTTTTCCATTTGGCAGAACCAAAGTGGTATGGGCATAGCGACCTACAGGCATTGTTACGGGAGAGAAGGTGTTTAAATCTGGATCATAAATTTCAGCACTCGAAGAAGCGACGCCTCCAAGGGTGAAACTCATTCCTCCTGCGATAAAGACTTTACCGGAAGGTAGCAGCGTGGCGGTATGATAGACACGGTCATTCGCCATGTTCGGGCCCGCTGTCATGGTGTTCGTGTTTGAGTCGTAGATGGCAGTCGACTCTGTCACGGCAGCGGCCTCTGCCAGAGGTTGTCCCCCGGTGAAAAGAATTTTTCCATTCTTCATTAATGTGGTGGTGTTGCCCACGCGTCCACCGAGTAATGGTGTGCTGCCAATCCACGCAACGCCTGTCAGTTGTCCTTCGATATAAGTTTCAGTAACGGCGCCCGTATAATCGGGATCTCCGCCCCCCGCGATCAGGATTCTGCCATCAGGAAGCTTCAGCAACGTTCCAAGGGAATGACCCGCTTCAATTGCAATTGGATCCACTGACCAGCTGTTGGTTGCCGGGTCATAAATTTCGCTGGCTTTTGCCGCAATAGAAGGGACAGTTAAATTGCTGACTCCACTGGTAACAAGAATTTTGCCACTTGGTAAACCGATGGCGCCATGGGCGCGTCTATTACCACTTAGCGATGGCCCCGCCGACCATGTGTTGGCACTGACATTGTAAATTTCCGTGGTCGCAGTCATACTTCCAGTCGAAGCCCAGCCACCAGTCAGTAAGACATTTCCCGAAGGTAAAACAGCCGCTGCTGCTTGATAGCGGCCCAATGCCATAGGGGCTTTGGTTGAAAAGGAGTTCGTGGATGGGTCATATGCCTGAACAGTGGTAATGGATGTTACCGCGGCTGTAGTTAGTCCTCCAAGGATCAAAATCGTATTGTCTGACAAGGTAACCGACGGGAACTCTGAAACTGCTGTTGGCATATCCGGTCCATAGGTCCATTGATCAGTTGCCGGATCGAATATCTCAGTTTTTTCAGTTGGTGCGGAGGTCGTTGGGTGTGCAGCGCCGCCGATTATTATAACTTTTCCGTTAGGTAGCAGGTGGGAAGAGTGACCCGCGCGTGGGACCGCAATCGAGGGACCCGCAGACCAGGAATTGGATGCAGGATTATAAATTGCTGTCGTTGCCGTTCTTGCAAAAGTTCCGTCGAGCCCACCAGCAACCAAAACTCGTCCATCATTTAGAACGGTGGCTTGGGAAAATAAACGAGGTGTGGGTAGCGCGGGGCCCGCCGACCACAACCCAGTGGCTGGATCAAAAATTTCTGTGGAATCCAAAGCCGTATTCGTTGAAGACGTTTGAGAGAGTCCTCCGGCTACAAGTACCTTCCCATTCTTCAGAAGTGCGGTGGCGTGCAGGGCTCGATCTTTTATTAAGTTGCCTTGGCGTCTCCAGGTGAACTTACTCATGTCAATTTTTTCAGCCATAGTGACCGGAGAGCTGGTGCCGGTCGCACCATTTAGCAACACTAGATAATCACCGGAAACATTGGCGGTATGTAAACCGCGGACTCCGTTTTTTAAAGTTCCCAGCGTCGACCATGAACCCAGAGTTGCGTCAGGAGTATAAATTAAGGAATCATCGAGCGCCGTGTTGCCACTGCTATCGGCGAAGCCGCCTGTGACCACCAGAACTCCATTTACTAAAGTTGCCGTGTGTCCCCATCTTGCCGTCGGCAGTAAAGTAGCGAAATATAACGCCGCTGGATCAGCGGGATTGATGATGTTAACAATATCTGTAGGTCCCGCACTTCCTATGCCTCCCACTATGGCAACGCGCCCATTTTTCAACAATGTCGCAGTCAGATCATTGCGACCCACTGAAAGAATGGGTGTCGCTATTCCCATTTCCAGTGATGGAATTGCCGGAGGGGTGCTTGGATTAAAAATCTCACTCGCCGTCAGATAACCTGATTGTGATGATCCACCTATAATTAATACTTTGCCGTTTGGCATAAGTACGGCTGCATGTCGTGTACGCTCCGCTGGTAAATTGACACCCGCAGGACTCCAGGAGTTTGTCGTCGGATCATAGATCTCCAGCGAAGCAGTATAAGTCGTATTGCCAATTTCCCCGCCCGCGACCAGCACTCGACCGTCCGGTAGAAGGGTGGCCGTGTGATTCGCGCGAGCCACCGACATCGAGTTAGCTGAACTCCATGAGTTTGTTGTGGGATCATACAATTCTGCAGACGCACGGTAGGCGGTATCATTCATGCCACCCACAACCAGTACTTTGCCGCTGGAAAGCAGGGTGGATGTGTGGCGGGATCGTGCCTCTGTCAATGCTGGAGCTTCCGACCAGCGTGAAGTCACGGGATTAAAAACTTCTACGCCATTCAGTGCGGGACGAGGTCCGTTCAAAACCGTACCTCCAACCACAAGGATGCGCCCATCAGTTAATGTGGTTGCGGTATTTCGTACTCTACGAACATTGGGGTAAAGAGAGCGAGATGCTTGGGAGGAATAAATACCTGGGCTTCCCAGTGAAGGCAGTTGGTCTATCTCATAAAATGAGAGATCAAGAGTACATCCTGTGAGTGTCCCCACAAATGCTATGAAAGCAAAAATGTTCCGAATCCAATGTGCCCACACGTTCATATGAATACTTATCGGCTAATTTGAAGAAATTTTTGAATCCAAAGTTTGCTTTCGTGTTCTGTGAGCACAGTGAAGTTTGTCTCATATTGAGTCAGCAGTCGTTCCGGATTTAGGTCCAGCGATGCTTTATTCGTTTCAATAAAAACAAATATAAATTTATTTATAGGAATCAGGAGAAGACATGAAATTGATTTTCGCGTTCGCGGTATTTTTGACGAGTTTCCTCGACGAGTATTCAAGCCAGTTCCAAATACCAGGTGCAAAACTTTTATGCGGGCACTGCATACCGTTGGGAAATCTTTTATATTCCATTGGCCTTGAACTACAACATTGTTTATTTCCAGCCAGCGCCACTTACTTTCGGAAGTATTGAAGCAAAGAATGGAATTGGTGCGCATCTTGGCGTCGGATGGTTTATCAATGATCATTTTGCTTTGGAGTTTATTGGGCGTTCAGCAATGACGGAACTGAACCTGACCAACTCCACAGGCACCTCCAAAAACAAAGGAACAATCGCCTCGACATCACTTTTGTTGAGATACGACTATTAGAAGTTTCATAAAGCGATCACCTTCTGGTCACCCATTTTGGGAATCAGAACCAGGGTGAGAATGCGAGCGGAATCTTTCACGTAAAAGAGGATTCCGCAGCTATGCTTAAAGAATGAAGCTGCAAATCACGTTGCTAATTATAGCTTTGATAAGTCTTACAGCCTGCGGGAATGGTGGTCTCAGTGCCGCCAGTTCAGCGGGTGTCAATGAAGGCAGTTCCAACCAAGGCAGTGGAAGTGGTGGAACCGTCATCGGGGAAACTCCGCCGGCTGGCAGCGATGGCTGCTATGGGATGGATGCCAATACCTGCCTGGTTTTTAAAGCCACCAACACTCAGCGTGTCGCCAATGGACTGGCCGCCCTGGCATATTGTCAGGCGTGCACACAAATGGCCTATGAGCAAAGCAAGGACATGAGTGATAGGGGTTATTTTGATCACACACGACCGGATGAGGCATTTTATAGTCGCTGCACGCGATTTGGACTGGCTTCGGGGTGCGGTGAAAACATCGCGCAGGGCTACTCTGCTTCACAGGTCGTGCAAGGCTGGATGGAAAGCCCTGGTCACCGCGCCAATATCTTAAATCAATCCTATCGCTCATTCGGAGTAGGTTTATATAGCGGATTCTCGACGCAGGTATTCTATACGGGAACGAATCGCTAAGCCCAATTAAGCCGTTTGCTGAAATTGGATATGAATGCAAAGACGATAAAGAATAATGTCTGGATAATCACGATGAATGGGGCAGTGTCAGCATCGAAATGATAGCTCAGCAAAGTCCCCAGCAAGCACGAAACCACCGAGACCATCACGGCAACGATCATCATTCGATCCAGGGTGCGGCAAACCAAAAATGCCGAAGCCCCCGGAGCAATTAGCATCGCTACTACCAGAATGATGCCTGCGGTTTTTAGCGCGGAAACAATTGTCAGCGACAGGAGTGCCAGCAGGCCAAAGTGAATCCATTTCACTCGCAATCCGGAAGTCTGTGCATGAGTGGGATCAAAACAGTAAAGTTCGAACTCACGACGTTTAATAATCAAAATCAAAGCACTGCTAAGGCCAATTATACAAGACTCCATCAGCTCGGAATAACTCGTGCCTAAGACATTTCCAAACAGCACGTGCATAAGGTGAATGTCGGTTTCGATCTTGGTCAACATCACAAGCCCTAAGGCAAACATACCCGAAAAGACAATTCCTAAAATAGCATCCTCTTTGATGCGACTGTTGGCTTTGATAAACCCAGTGCCGAACGCACAAACCAATCCCGCGCCAAACGCACCGACGCCCAATGGGATTCCAAATAAGTAGGACAAAGCCAGGCCTGGCAGAACGGCATGGGAGACAGCATCGCCCATCAGCGACCAGCCTTTAAGAATCAGGAAGCATGAAAAGACTGCGCAAGAAATGCCGATGATGATAGCACTGGCCAGGGCGCGAACCATAAATTCATGTTGTAGCGGCTCCATGATAAAACTCATCAAGGTCATGGTGTGGCCTCTTTACGAAGAGTTCTTCTTTTCGCCAGCAACCCATGTTTGGGAGCAAAGACGAATAACACCAAAAACAATAACGTCTGCAAAGTGACTATCAAGCCGCCCGGAGAAGCATTTAAGAAGTAACTTAAATAGACTCCAACCATGCTGGTGACAGTGCCAAAGGCAATAGACAGTGGCACCAGAACACGGAAGCGATCCGTTAACAGGTAAGCAGTGGAACCCGGCGTGACAACCATCGCGATTACCAAGCAGGCGCCTACAGTTTGCAGTGAAGAAACCGTGGCAGCACTTAAAAGAACAAAGAAAAGAATTTTCAGAAAGTTTACGGGCAGTCCCACGGTGCGCGCGTGAACTTCATCAAAAAAGACGGCCCAAAGATCTCGCCACTTGGCGATCAGGATCACCAGAGTGATAACGGCCATTATAACCACTTGATTGCGGTCTTCCGGGGAGATGGCCAGGATATTCCCCAGAACGATGGTTTGAATGCTGACCGCCGTGGGCTTCAAAGAAGCAATCAGCAGTCCCAACGCAAAGAAAGAACTGAAAATCAAACCGATCACGGCGTCTTCACGCAACTTTGTTTTCTTGCGCACAACACTCATGCTTAAAGCTGCCAGAATCCCCGCAAAGAAAGCGCCAGCTGAATAGGGCAAGGACAGTAAGTAAGCCAGCGCGACTCCAGGAACAATGGAATGCGCCAAGGCATCGCCCATCAAGGACCAGCCTTTAAGCATCAAATATGCTGAAAGAAATGAACAAACGGCTCCAACCAATCCGCAGACCCAAATGGCATTGACCATGTAGTGGTAAGAAAAAGGTTCAAGCAGCAATGCCATCATTCTTCGTCCTGATTTTTTTTGACGATTTCAGGATGGGATTTATCTCCGTACAAAACCAGTGCGCCCTCGTCGTCAGTCAGCACCGTGACAGTGCGTGGATCTGCATCGGTATGAAGGTCGGAACCTTGCAGATGCAGGTGGCGCAGCATTCCCCCGAAGGCGATGGCTAAGTTTTCCTGAGTAAAGCTGGTGCGTATAGGTCCGCTGGAAACAATGGATTTATTCAATAGCACCGCATGAGTGCAAAAGTCGGGAACACTGCCCAGATTGTGGGTGGAGACCAAAATCAAACGTCCATCTTTAGCCAGGGATTTGAACAGCTCCATCAACGAGTGTTCAGTTTTAACATCAACTCCGGTGAAAGGTTCATCAAGCAGGACAATGCGACTGTCCTGAGCCAAGGCGCGGGCGACGAACACGCGCTTTTTCTGGCCGCCACTCAGTTCACCGATCTGTCTTTTTCTAAGCTCGCTCAAGCCCACGCGTTGCAAGGCCTGATCCACAGCTTCGTGATCTTTCCTGGTCGCGATACGGAAAAATCCCATGTAACCATAGCGGCCCATCATCACGACATCTTCAACCAGAATCGGGAAGCTCCAGTCGACCTCTTCGCTTTGTGGAACGTAGGCGACTTGGTTTTTTTTAAGAGCCTCATGCACTTCCAGTCCATTTAGCAAAACAGTTCCGCTGGTGGGTTTAATGCCACCCGTAAGAGTTTTAAAAACAGTGGATTTGCCAGCACCATTGACTCCCACCAAGGCACAGATGTTCCCGGTCTCCAGATCAAGATTGATATTCGCCAGAGCTTTATGTCCGTTGCTATAGATGACATCCAGGCCCTTAATGTGCAGTGCCTTCATTTGGATTCCTTTAAGGAGTTTTTAAACCCATTGGCAATGGTCTGTGTGGTGACTTTCAAAAGATCCAAATAAGTAGGAACGGGACCAGAGGCTTCACTTAAAGAATCCACATACAATACGCCGCCATACTTCGCTCCGGTTTCCAGGGCGACTTGCTTGGCGGGACGATCCGAGATCGTGCTTTCAGAAAACACCACCGGAATTTTTTTAGCTTTAACGGCATCGATTACTTTGCGAACTTGTTGCGGAGTTCCCTGTTGGTCCGCATTGATCGGCCACAGATAAAGTTCCTTCATCCCCAGATCCCGAGCCAGATAGCTGAAGGCACCTTCGCTGGTTACCAGGTAACGTTTTTCCTCGGGGATGGAAGAAAGCGACAATTTCATTTCATCGCGCAGTTTCTTAATTTTTTCAGAGTAGACCGTGGCGTTGGCTTCGTAAACTTTGGCATTCTGCGGATCGATTTGTGTCAAAGCTTTACGGATGTTTTCAACATAGATCAAAGCGTTCTCGGTCGACATCCACGCATGTGGATTGGGTTTGCCGCTATAAGGCCCCTCATAGATGGACAGGGGCTTTACACCGTCGGAAATAACAAATCCCGGCACGCCTTTGGCGTCGCGCAGGAATCTCGAGAACCATCTTTCCAGATTCAGTCCATTCCATAAAATGGCATTGGCGCCCTTGGCGCGGACGATGTCTTTAGGGGTGGGCTGATAATCATGAATCTCTGCGCCCGGCTTGGTGATGGATTCCACGGTGGCGGCATCACCAGCGACGTTTCGCGCGATATCCGCAATCACTGTGAAGCTTGTGACGACTTTGGGCTTAGCCACTGCCAGTGAGGGCAAAGCGGTTAGCAGGGGAATGCATAAAATGGAGAGAGTTTTTTTAAAAACAGCTGTCATCAACTCTAAATTTAGCCACGAGGTCACTTTCTATACAATGGCGAAAAGAGTCTGACATCTTGTTGATAAGCAAACCGATAACGTCGAAAGGCAAAAAAAAAGCCCCGGTGTCTCCACCAGGGCTTTTTGAAAGATCAAGTGATCTAAGATTACTTTTGCTCAGCTGCGCGCTTCGCTTGGTATTTCTTAGCAAGCTCTTCTTGGATGTTACGAGGTACTGGCAAGTACTTCGCGAATTCCATAGAGAACTCACCTTTACCTTTAGTAGCAGAACGTAGATCAGTTGAGTAACCGAACATTTCTGTCAACGGTACTTCAGCTTCGATCACGCAGTTGCCATCAAAAGCAGTTGTTCCAACGATAGTACCACGGCGTTGGTTGATTTGACCAACCGCTGAACCTTGATATTCATCTGGAACTACAGTCTCAAGCTTCATGATCGGCTCAAGAACTGCTGGTTTAGCTGCAGGGTAAACCTCACGAAGAGCCGCCATACCAGCGATTTTGAACGCCATGTATGAGGAGTCGACGTCATGGTATGCACCGTCTTCAAGAACAACTTCAACACCAACGATTGGGAAACCAATCAATGGACCTTTAACAGTTTGCTCTTTGAAACCCTCTTCAACAGCTGGGATGAATTCCTTAGGAATACGACCACCAACAACGTCGTTAGAGAATTTGAATACAGAACCGTCTTCTTGAGTTGGAAGAGGGCGGATTTTACCCACGATCTTCGCGTACTGACCAGAACCACCGGTTTGTTTTTTGTGAGTGTAATCGTACTCTGCTTCAGCAGTGATAGTCTCACGGTAAGCAACTTGAGGTTGACCTACGATAACTTCACAGTTGAATTCACGCTTCATACGCTCAACGTAGATTTCCAAGTGCAACTCACCCATACCAGAGATGATAGTCTCATTTGATTCCTCGTCACGGTGAACGCGGAAAGTAGGGTCTTCCTTACGGAATTTTTGCAACGCTTTAGAGAAGTTATTCGCTGCAGCTTTGTCTTTTGGAGCAACTGCAAGAGAGATAACCGCGTCTGGAACGTGCATGGATTGCATAGATGCATTGATGTCTTCAGAACAGAAAGTGTCACCAGAAGCACAGTCGATACCGAACAATGCAACGATGTCACCCGCATAAGAAACATCGATATCTTCCATCTTGTCAGAGTGCATACGCACTAGACGAGGGATTTTAACCGCTTTCTTATTCGTTTGGTTCGTGATGAACGCACCTTTTTGCAATTTACCTTGGTAAACGCGCATGTACGTCAACTGACCGAATGGTGTTTCTTGAAGTTTGAACGCCAAGGCAACAGTCGGTTTGCTAGCATCTGGGAATAGATCGAACTTCTCTTCGCCTTTGTTAAGGTCAAGAGCTTGTTCTTTCTTCTCTGCTGGAGTTGGCAAGTAATAAGTTACGCCATCCAACAAATGCTGAACGTTTTTATTTTTGTAAGCAGAACCGCAGAATACTGGAACCAGTTTCAAATCGATTACACCTTTACGGATAGCCGCTTTGATTTCTGCTTCAGTTGGCTCTTCTTCCATCAAGAATTTTTCGCCGATAGAATCGTCGATATCCGCAAGAGCACCGATCATGATTTGACGGTATTCTTTAGCTTGATCCACTAGATCAGCAGGGATAGCGATTTCAGTGATTTTCTCGCCGTCGTTACCTTCGTTGACGAAAGCTTTCATTTGAACCAGGTCAACGATACCACGGTGTTGGTCTTCCAAACCGATTGGGATGTTGATCATAACTGCGTTCAAACGAAGTTTTTCAATCAAAGCGTCTTTTACGCGGAACGGATTGGCACCTTGACGGTCCAATTTGTTCACGAATGCCAAACGAGGAACGCCGTAACGTTTCATCTGACGGTCAACTGTGATGGACTGAGATTGAACACCAGATACACCGCAAAGAACCAGGATCGCACCGTCAAGAACGCGAAGAGAACGCTCAACTTCAACTGTGAAGTCAACGTGCCCCGGAGTGTCGATCAAGTTGATTGTGTAATCCTTCCACTGAACCTGAGTTGCAGCAGACTGGATTGTGATACCTTTTTCTCTCTCTAGATCCATGGAGTCCATTGTAGCGCCGACGCCATCTTTACC
Protein-coding sequences here:
- a CDS encoding hemolysin family protein, giving the protein MTLLIVLFIVTLTVSFICSMLEAALLTSTSAYIAVLVRENRRSAKLLEHLKENLDRPISAILTLNTLSHTLGSSAIAYQVQQIYGESAVTAASFILTFAILVLSEIIPKSIGAAHWKALIPFTAYTIQLMILCLYPLVIMSEYLGRIFQRRSEDPEVTREEILMTAEMGAEEGTLKGKESNIIKNLLMLDKIYVSDIMTPRSVFFALDKDLTVEEVFTKYKPLRFSRIPVYSGSLDNVVGMTFRYKIHEALSNDLHEKLVGELVTPISSIPERMTVSQVLDYFIKEKEHIALAVDEYGIVAGLVSLEDAVETLLGVEIVDELDSVEDMRKFALEQWQLRKQKLRKS
- a CDS encoding dienelactone hydrolase family protein; its protein translation is MFNSILSSVVVFMAMTSANAAIKTESVDYKEGKTALEGFMAYDDSIKTPRPAVLIIHQWMGVTDNEKMRAQMLAEKGYVVLAADIYGKGVRATSPEEAGKLAGQYKNDRKLFRARGQAAFDLLKKNKMVDPKHIVVVGYCFGGTGALEMGRAGVPAAGFVSFHGGLSNPTPADAKNFKAPVLVAHGALDKGVNPEVMPFMKEMDDNKVDYQFISYSGAVHAFTQKSSGNDPSKGVAYNEKADKRSWAHFMDFLAEVAPIK
- a CDS encoding DUF883 C-terminal domain-containing protein, whose product is MDRDQLIAEIKKQILEELKGAASPLTDKISDEQKAEITELKNSMESSVKEHPWMAVGVAALAGFMLARLFYRRDD
- a CDS encoding Kelch repeat-containing protein; protein product: MNVWAHWIRNIFAFIAFVGTLTGCTLDLSFYEIDQLPSLGSPGIYSSQASRSLYPNVRRVRNTATTLTDGRILVVGGTVLNGPRPALNGVEVFNPVTSRWSEAPALTEARSRHTSTLLSSGKVLVVGGMNDTAYRASAELYDPTTNSWSSANSMSVARANHTATLLPDGRVLVAGGEIGNTTYTASLEIYDPTTNSWSPAGVNLPAERTRHAAVLMPNGKVLIIGGSSQSGYLTASEIFNPSTPPAIPSLEMGIATPILSVGRNDLTATLLKNGRVAIVGGIGSAGPTDIVNIINPADPAALYFATLLPTARWGHTATLVNGVLVVTGGFADSSGNTALDDSLIYTPDATLGSWSTLGTLKNGVRGLHTANVSGDYLVLLNGATGTSSPVTMAEKIDMSKFTWRRQGNLIKDRALHATALLKNGKVLVAGGLSQTSSTNTALDSTEIFDPATGLWSAGPALPTPRLFSQATVLNDGRVLVAGGLDGTFARTATTAIYNPASNSWSAGPSIAVPRAGHSSHLLPNGKVIIIGGAAHPTTSAPTEKTEIFDPATDQWTYGPDMPTAVSEFPSVTLSDNTILILGGLTTAAVTSITTVQAYDPSTNSFSTKAPMALGRYQAAAAVLPSGNVLLTGGWASTGSMTATTEIYNVSANTWSAGPSLSGNRRAHGAIGLPSGKILVTSGVSNLTVPSIAAKASEIYDPATNSWSVDPIAIEAGHSLGTLLKLPDGRILIAGGGDPDYTGAVTETYIEGQLTGVAWIGSTPLLGGRVGNTTTLMKNGKILFTGGQPLAEAAAVTESTAIYDSNTNTMTAGPNMANDRVYHTATLLPSGKVFIAGGMSFTLGGVASSSAEIYDPDLNTFSPVTMPVGRYAHTTLVLPNGKLLISGGLDSGSSPVLQNDVYDPADGSWSTLTPRSAPALLDTAFTISETEVIFIGPYGNSKYDISSGTWSTLANPAYARMNSVVVKLPSGKIFVIGGTDINTNTALASTEIYNPADDTWSPAASLDTTLTSMSGQLLPSGKVAITGGNESASGNEPVSGVRFYEPNTDQWSFGTPLTEACQAPSSVIMADGAMVVFSGANLTFGMLPFWETVSE
- a CDS encoding CAP domain-containing protein, yielding MKLQITLLIIALISLTACGNGGLSAASSAGVNEGSSNQGSGSGGTVIGETPPAGSDGCYGMDANTCLVFKATNTQRVANGLAALAYCQACTQMAYEQSKDMSDRGYFDHTRPDEAFYSRCTRFGLASGCGENIAQGYSASQVVQGWMESPGHRANILNQSYRSFGVGLYSGFSTQVFYTGTNR
- a CDS encoding metal ABC transporter permease, with the protein product MTLMSFIMEPLQHEFMVRALASAIIIGISCAVFSCFLILKGWSLMGDAVSHAVLPGLALSYLFGIPLGVGAFGAGLVCAFGTGFIKANSRIKEDAILGIVFSGMFALGLVMLTKIETDIHLMHVLFGNVLGTSYSELMESCIIGLSSALILIIKRREFELYCFDPTHAQTSGLRVKWIHFGLLALLSLTIVSALKTAGIILVVAMLIAPGASAFLVCRTLDRMMIVAVMVSVVSCLLGTLLSYHFDADTAPFIVIIQTLFFIVFAFISNFSKRLNWA
- a CDS encoding metal ABC transporter permease, which encodes MMALLLEPFSYHYMVNAIWVCGLVGAVCSFLSAYLMLKGWSLMGDALAHSIVPGVALAYLLSLPYSAGAFFAGILAALSMSVVRKKTKLREDAVIGLIFSSFFALGLLIASLKPTAVSIQTIVLGNILAISPEDRNQVVIMAVITLVILIAKWRDLWAVFFDEVHARTVGLPVNFLKILFFVLLSAATVSSLQTVGACLVIAMVVTPGSTAYLLTDRFRVLVPLSIAFGTVTSMVGVYLSYFLNASPGGLIVTLQTLLFLVLFVFAPKHGLLAKRRTLRKEATP